The genomic region TGTCCGGTTTCTGGTCGGGGTGCTGACGATGGCCGCCTCGCTCCTGATCTTCCTCGGGATGCTCATCGGCACCGTGTATGTGTTTCGGTTCATCCGGACCTCCGAGATCGGAGTCCTGTTGGGGTGGCCGCGCACGCCACCACGCGGCACCGGTAACGCCCTCACCATCGCCACGGGACTCGCGCAGTTCGGCATCTTCTGGACCGCCTATCGGTTCCTCTCCAGCGTGCCCGTGCGGTGGCGAGATGCGCTGCCCGGTGCGGTCGTCGCGGCTGTGGTCTGGCACACGATCGCGTATGGCATCAGCTGGTATCTGGGGACGGTCGCCGACTACTCTTCGCTGTACCATTCGCTTGCGGTGATCGTCGCGTTGCTCGTGTGGGTGTACGGTCTCTCCGCCAGCTTCCTGCTTGGAGCGGAGTTCGTCGCCCAAAACACGGTATGGCCGCGGGCGGGAGACCCGAGGTGGCGGCAGCCGGTCGCACCACCGGCGCCGGCGGCGCAGGGACCTCCTCCCGCACGGTGAACCAACTATTATCGGCGGCATCCCCGCGACACGACGCGGACCCGCGGCGGAGGTTCTGATGCGCATCGCGCTCGGTCAGTTGAAGTCGTGTCCCCGAAAAGACGAGACCCTCGCCGGGGCCCTCCGGGCCATCCGCGAGGCGCGCCGGGGGGGCGCCGACCTGCTGCTGATGCCGGAAGTCTATATGGCGTTCCTCGACCGCTCACCCGGCGTTGCGCGCGCCAGCGTGGCCGAGCCCCTCGACGGCCCGTTCGTCTCTCAGCTGGCTCGAGAGGCCCGCGCGCAAAACCTCTACGTCGGATGCGGTGTCTGGGAATCGGCTCCGGGGGAACGCGTCCGGGCCTACAATACGACGATTCTGCTCGGCCCGGACGGGTCGCTCCTGCTCTCATACCGCAAGACCCATCTGTACGATGCGTTTGGCTACCGTGAGTCCGATCAGATCGTTCCGGGCGACGCCCCACCCCGGACGATCCGCACATCGCTCGGGACGCTCGGCCTCTTGGTGTGCTACGAACTTCGCTTCCCGGAACTGATGCGGATGCTCGCGCTAGACGGCGCCGAGGTGATCCTCCTCCCTGCCGCCTGGGTGGTGGGAGCGCTCAAGGAAGATCACTGGGACACGCTCATTCGGGCTCGGGCCATCGAGAACACCGTGTTCATCGCCGCCGCGGACCAGGTCGGCAACATCTTCGCAGGATGCAGCCGGATCGTGGATCCCATGGGCGTCGCCGTAGCCGCCGGAGGCGAGACGGAAGGGCTCATCTTCGGAGATGTGCACCTCGACCGTATCGCCGCCGTGCGGGAGAAGCTTCCGCTGCTCCGCCAGCGGCGGGAAGAGATCTATGTGCAGCGCAGCCCCGGCGTGCGCGCGCCCCGCGTGACCTCCGCGCCTGCGTAGTCCCCTTGCGCCGGGCGGTCAGGCGGGCGTCTTGACCGGGCGATAGACCGGCGTGAGCCAGCGGCGGTACTGCGGCACGCGCCCCTCGGCCACCGAGAAGTAGACCTCCTGAAGCCGCTTGGTCAGCGGACCCGGCTGCCCCTTCCCGATCGGGTAGCGGTCGATCGATCTGACCGGCGTGATCTCCCACCCGCTGCCGCAGAAGAAGACCTCGTCGGCAATGTAGAGCTCAGTCCGATCGATCTCGCGCTCCTGGACCTTGAGCCCGAGTGCGTCCCGCGCCAGCTCGAGCACCGTCACCCGGGTGATCGACTCGAGGATGTTCGCGGTCACGGGCGCTGTGACGAGCACCTCGTCGCGGACCATGCACAGGCAGGCGCCCGGGCCCTCCGACACTTTGCCCCGCTCGTTCAGAAAGATCGGCTGGCTGGAGTACCCGTTGGTGCGGGCCTCCATGACGGCGAACCGGGAGTTGTGGTAGTTGGCGCCCGCCTTCACACGCGGTGGGACCGTGGTGTCCCCGATCCGGGTCCAGCTGCTGATGTTTGAATCGATGCCCTCGAAGATCCCCGGCGAGTGCGGTGCCAGCCGGGGAGTGATGAAGCCGCCGATCGGCGCCTGCTCCGGCGGCCAGACGTCCTCGCCGTCGCCCACATACAGTGTGAGCCGGAACCACACGGTCCCCTCGAAGCCGTTCGCGCGGATCACCTCGATCTGCGCGCGGGTGAGCTCCTCCTTGGTCCAAGGCACGGTCATGCGCATGATCTTCGTAGAGTTCCACAGACGCGCCATGTGCTCGTCGTTGCGGAAGATGTAGAGCTCGCGCTCGTCCGTGTTCCAGTAGGCGCGGACGCCCTCGAAGACGTTCGCACCGCGCAGGACCGTCGCGGTCGAGACGTGGACCTTGGCATCCTCCCAGGGCACGATCGCGCCGTTGAACCATAGGAACTTCGGGTGTGTGGCCATGCACCGCTCCTCTCTCTGCACCTGGGACGATTCTATGGGGGCGCGCTGCCCGCGGTCAAGGGCCGCCCGCGCGCCTCTCGCGGACCGGTTACCGGCTCTCCCGCTCAGGGACCAAGTGGTGTGTCAGCGCGAGGGCCACGGCCTCGGTCCGGCTGGCGACGCCCAGCTTGGTGAGGATATTGCTGACATGGAACTTTGCGGTCGACCGGTTGACCACCAAGCGCTTTGCGATCTGCACGTTGTTGAGCCCCCCAGTCATCAGCACGAGCACCTCGCGTTCTCGCGGGGTGAGGTCATGGCCCGGCTCGGGGGGACGCGTGGCGGCGTGAATCAGCACCTGCGTCGCTTCCGGCGCGAGCGTGGGCCGGCCGGCCCGAGCGAACCGAATCGCGCGGGCGAGCTCGTCGGCGGAGACGTTCTTGAGAAGGTATCCGAGCGCCCCCGCGTCCAGCGCCGCCTGGACCCTGTCCTGGTCCTGGAAGCTGGTGAGCGCGATCACCTGCACATCCGGGTGGCGCTCGCGGATCGCACGCGTCGCGGCGATGCCATCCATCTCCGGCATCAAGAGGTCCATCAGGATCACATCCGGAGACACCTGCGCGCACCGCCGAACGGCCTCGGCCCCGTCGCCGGCTTCGCCGACCAGCTCGAAGTCGTCGAACGCCTGCAGGAATGTCGCCAGGCCACTGCGGACGACGGCGTGGTCGTCCACAATCAGCACGCGGATGCGTTGGGGAGTCGTCATCGCGGCTGCCGCTTCTCACGGCCCGTCCACGTGATGAGGCGATTGCGGCGGCGTATCTGCGCCGGCGATGGACGACGATCCATGGCCGCCGCGACCAGTTGCGCGGCACACGCAGCCCGGAAGGCCCCGGACTCTCGGTGCAGCCCCCACGTATAGGCGTCCGCGGTGTCCAAGAGATGCACGCCCAACATCAAGACCCGACGGAGTGTGGCGAACGTCATCCTACACGATATGGTAGTCCCCGGTCGCCCGTGGAAGCGCCATGCACGTGGCAAGCCCCCAGGCTGGACGGCGGAGGAGTCTTTGACCCGGCCATCTGGCCAGGCGCATTCATGTGTAACGGGAAGCGTTTGGCCCCTGGACACGTGGTTTCAGCGCTTCGCCGGCGTCCCAGCCGTCCAGTTTACCTCCACGATCGTGCCGCGTCCCATGTCGCTCTTGACCGTGAGCACGGCGCCGATCGCATCCGCGCGCTCCCGCATGATCCCCAGACCAAGGTGCGCGTGGGAGACACTCGTTGGATCGAACCCCCGGCCATCGTCGCTGATGATCAGGCTCGCGGAATCCGGGGTCCAGCGGGCGGCCAAGGTGGACCGGGTCGCGGCCGCGTGCTTCGCCGCGTTGTTCAGCGCCTCTTGGGCGATCCGGTACAATGCGAGCCGCACCTCCGGCGGCGCGCATCCCAGACCGTCAACGGTAACGGCGACCGGAAGCCTGCCTCGCCCCATCGTGGCCTCGGCCAGCTGCTGCATCAGGGCGTCGAGCTGCATCTCGAGCAGTGCGGTTGGGCGGAGTTCCAGGAGGAGCGTCCGCATCTCGGCCAGCGCTCCCCGTGCGAGCTCCCGGAGATCTTCCAGGCGCCGCCGTCCCTCCTCTGGATTGCGCTCCCACAGGCGAGGAAGGACGCCGGCGATCAGGTTCACCGAGAAGAGCGTCTGGGTCACCGAATCGTGGAGGTCCCGGGCCAGACGTGTTCGTTCGGCCGTCGCCGCGGTCTCCTGCAGATCCGCCCGGAGCCGGGCGTTCTCGATGGCCAGCGCCACCTGATCGCCCAGCGCCATCGTCAACGCCGTCTCCTCGGCGGAGAACTCGCGCGGCTCCCTGTAGAAGACGACGAGCGCTCCGTAGATCTCGTCCTTGACCATCAGCGGGACGGCGATCAAGGCGCGGTACTGCGCTGCCAAACGCCCGATCAGGGTTCGCCTCACGGGGTCGAGCTGGTCGGAGATCTCGAGGAATTTCCCCGGCAGGTCCGGAGCCGCCACAGGCCGGCGGTGCAGCACCGCCTCCCCGACCGGCCCCTTGCCAACGGGGATCTCCATCCGCGCCACGTAGTCGGGATCGAGCCCCTCCGCCGAGCTCACGCGGAGGCTCTGCTCGGATGGATTGAGCCGGTAGATGGCCGCAGCGCTGGCGGCGAGCAAGGGAATCGCCTGCCCGACGATATGGTCCAGGATCTCAGCGGTCGAGCGGTCCGAGTTGAGCACCGCCAGGGTCTCCCGCATGCTCTGCGCCACCCGCCGCCGCCGCTCGATCTCGCGTGTGCGCTCTTCGACCACCCGCTCCAGGGTCTGCTGGGTGAGGACACGTTGGGTGATGTCGCGCACGATCCCTTCGACGGCTATGACCTCGTTGGCCTCATTCAGGATCGGGATCACGCGACGTTCCACCCAGACGATCTCCCCGTCCTTGCGGACCAGCCGAAACGTCAACGGTACGGCGGCAGAGGCGGGGTCGGAGGCCGCAGACTCGAGAAGCGGCCGATCCTCAGGGTGCACCACCGTAATGCCGAGGTCGGGATCGGCGTAACACTCCTCGGGAGTAAAGCCGGTGATGGTCGTGACCGCGGGGTTCACGTACTCGAAACGGCGTGTGGGTTTGTACCGGTAATGGAAGATGATATCCGACGCGTTCTCCGCGAGCCGGATGAATCGCGCGTCGTTCGCCGGATGCGCTTCGCCGGACCCGTACCGCGCCGCGATCTCAGCAGGACGAAGGTCAGTCGAGCGCATCGGACGCACACTCCCATCTCAGCGACGAGGGAACGCACCCATCATACTCTTGCCGCGCCCGGCCGGGCAATCCCGTCCCAACGGAAGCGACCTGGTCATCTGGCGGGGGAAAGATCTCCTCTCCTGGATGGCGTATCGTGGAACGGCCGCGTGCTATGAATAATGCGCGGCAGAGGTGCGCCCCACAGAGTATCATGGAGGTACGCAATGCCAACACGAAAGTCCAACAATCGTGGCCGCGCGGAGAGTCAGGGCGAGCTGCTCTACGTGTCCATCGTCTGCGCGGTCGACGGCGCGCGCTTCGCGGCCGTCGCGGCGAGCGAACCGGAGTGCCTCGCCCAAATCGCCTCGTACGTCTCCGAGCAAGCCGCAGGACAGCTCCACCCGCCATCGGCGTGCCGGGTCCGCGAACTCCTCGCTGCCGGCGATCCGCTCGAAGCGGTTGGAGAATACTTCCGGCATACGGGCGAGCGATGGGAGGCCGAATGGCTCGTGACCGCCTCGCTGCGTCCGGGCTTGGGCTCCACCGCCTGGTCGGGCTCCGTTCCCCTGCCTGCACTCGTGCCCTGATGGAATCAGGCTGCTGGTGGGCTGCGGGCCTGGCCGCCAGGATCAAGCAGACGCCGATACCTGCGCTTCAACGGTAGTGCCTTACCGAGGTTTCACGTCGAGCCCCTGCGCCGCGTCGAGGAGCTCCCCCCATAGTTCACCCACGCGTTCGAGCCGGTCGAAGACCGTCGCGATCGTCCACTGCAGCGGGTCGAACCCGGCCCGCACCTCCTCCCACGTCACCGGCACGCTCACCGTCGCCTGCGCGACGGGCCGCAGGCTGTAGACGCTCGCTAGGGTTTTCCCCCGCAGGTTCTGATTGTAATCGAGGAACACTTTGCCCACGCGGTCACGGACCGACCAGGCCGTGGTCAGCATCTCGGGATGCTGGCCGGCGAGCCACGTCGTCATGGTCTTCGCAAAAGCGTGCGTTTGGCCGTACGTGTACTGTCGGACGATCGGGATGAACACGTGAAGCCCGGTCTTGCCCGAGGTCTTGAGAAACGCGCGGAGCCCCAGGTCGTCGAGCGCCTTCCCCAGCGTGAGCACGGCTTTCCGCGCCGCCTCGAACCCCTTGCGCGTGTAGTCGGGGTCATACTCTCCGTGCCGCTTCGTCGGCCCCGTGCCCTCGGGAAACAGGAATGGGTCGATGTCGAAGACCACTACATCGGGATAGTTGAGCGTGCTCCGCTCGATCGCATCCTCCGACCCTGCGAACGTCGTGGCGGGGCGGTCTTTGCGGCGGCCGGGGACCGGGGCGATCCGGGAAAACCACGCGTGCATCTCGATGCACCCGAGCTGAGCCAACCAGAGCAGGGTCGTCTCGTCGTTGCAGATCACCAGATGGAGATCCCGCTTTCCATCCGATGACCACACCCGTTCCGTCCGCGCAAACGCCGGAGCGTCGTCCACGTCTTTCTGAAAGAAATCCTCGCCATCGATCCCGTTCGGCCACCGCCGCAGCGTCAGCGGGCGGTCTTTGAGATGCGGGAGGATATAGGGGGCGATCCGGCGATAGTACGCGATCACGTCGCCCTTGGTCAGCCCAAGCTCCGGGAAGAACACCTTGTCCAGGTTGGTGAACGCGACCTCCGCTCCCCGCGGGGAATGGCGGCGCGGTGGAGCGGGCGCCGGCGCAGGGACCGGTCCGCCGCTCTTCGGACCGCTCGACGCCGGAAGCGCGGGATCATCCCCGTTGCGCGCCGAGGCGTGGGCCCTCCAGTGCACCTCTGAGGCGCGGACATCGTCTCGCACGCCCTTGAACACGGGCGCGCGCAGCACGCCGTCCGGCGTAAACTCCAAGTACTCCACCTCGACCACCACCTCCGGCTTGACCCACGTCGCCGGCTGCAGCGTGGTGGGAGGAATCGCGAAGGGGCACGTCGTGGTCACGAGCGGCTCGAGCCGCTCTCGGAGGAGCCGGAGATCGTCATCCCGCAGCCCGCCTCCCGTCTGCCCGATGTGGACGAGGGCGCCCGTGGCCGGGTCGTATTGGCCGAGCACGAGCGCGCCGAAGGTTCCCTGGCGATGCCCCTTGCCGCGGGTCATCCCGGCGACGACCGCGTCGAGCGTGCGCCGCACCTTGATCTTCTGCCAGTCGGCGCTCCGGATCCCCGGCCGGTAGGCGCTCGTGGATCGCTTGGCGATGATCCCCTCCAGACCGTGCTGGAGCGCGGCCTGGAACAGCGTCTTGCCGTCGCCTTCCACCGCGTCACTCCGAAGCATGCCCGGCGGCAGCGCGAGCCCTTCAAGCGCCCGGCGGCGTTCTCGGAACGGGAGGGGCCGCAGGTCGCGGCCGTCGAGATACAGGCAGTCGAAGACCGCGTAGAACACCGCAATGCGCTCCGCGGCCTCCCGCACGTCGGCCTCCTGACCCAGGTGCAGACGCTGCTGCAGGCGCACAAAGTCCGGTTTCCCGCGGTCGTCGGGGGCGAAGATCTCGCCGTCGAGGACGACGCTGTCCCGGTCCAGAGCGGCGAGCGTCTCCACGATCTCAGGGAACTGGGCGTTCAACCGGTGTCCCGTGCGGCTGTACACGGCGACATCACGCGCCGCGCCTCGCCGGCGCACAAACCCCAGCGCTCGGACGCCGTCCCACTTGATCTCAAAGAACCAGCCCTCCCGGCTGAAGGGTTTCTCCGAAGACTGCGCGAGCATCGGCCGAAACGGCTCGGGGAACGGATCTGCGGGGGTCGATTCGGGTGGGGCGGGCTCCGACGATGTCCAGCGGGCGTCCTTGTCGGCGGCGATCTCTTCGATCGTCCGGCCGCTCTTGACCGATCGCGTGCCGGCCGGGTCGTAGTCTGACGTCGCAAACTGGTCTTTCCCTTTGAACAACAGCCAGTCGCGGCCGTTGTTGCGCTTCGTCTGCACGAAGTGAAATTCGCCCCGCAGCTTTTCCCCGAGCATGACCAGCGTGAGCTTCCCCCGGCGGAACGCCTCGGCCGGATCGCCTTCGACGCAGGCGTAGGTCCCGCGGTCCCAGAGCATGACCGTGCCGGCGCCGTAGTTCCCCGGAGGGATGATGCCCTCGAACTCTCCGTACTCGACCGGGTGGTCCTCGACGTGCACCGCGAGGCGCTTCTCGGCGGGGT from bacterium harbors:
- the ligD gene encoding non-homologous end-joining DNA ligase; this encodes MGLEEYQRKRRFSETPEPKGAPGAVAGHPKFVVQEHHARNVHWDLRLEMEGVLRSWAIPKGPSLDPAEKRLAVHVEDHPVEYGEFEGIIPPGNYGAGTVMLWDRGTYACVEGDPAEAFRRGKLTLVMLGEKLRGEFHFVQTKRNNGRDWLLFKGKDQFATSDYDPAGTRSVKSGRTIEEIAADKDARWTSSEPAPPESTPADPFPEPFRPMLAQSSEKPFSREGWFFEIKWDGVRALGFVRRRGAARDVAVYSRTGHRLNAQFPEIVETLAALDRDSVVLDGEIFAPDDRGKPDFVRLQQRLHLGQEADVREAAERIAVFYAVFDCLYLDGRDLRPLPFRERRRALEGLALPPGMLRSDAVEGDGKTLFQAALQHGLEGIIAKRSTSAYRPGIRSADWQKIKVRRTLDAVVAGMTRGKGHRQGTFGALVLGQYDPATGALVHIGQTGGGLRDDDLRLLRERLEPLVTTTCPFAIPPTTLQPATWVKPEVVVEVEYLEFTPDGVLRAPVFKGVRDDVRASEVHWRAHASARNGDDPALPASSGPKSGGPVPAPAPAPPRRHSPRGAEVAFTNLDKVFFPELGLTKGDVIAYYRRIAPYILPHLKDRPLTLRRWPNGIDGEDFFQKDVDDAPAFARTERVWSSDGKRDLHLVICNDETTLLWLAQLGCIEMHAWFSRIAPVPGRRKDRPATTFAGSEDAIERSTLNYPDVVVFDIDPFLFPEGTGPTKRHGEYDPDYTRKGFEAARKAVLTLGKALDDLGLRAFLKTSGKTGLHVFIPIVRQYTYGQTHAFAKTMTTWLAGQHPEMLTTAWSVRDRVGKVFLDYNQNLRGKTLASVYSLRPVAQATVSVPVTWEEVRAGFDPLQWTIATVFDRLERVGELWGELLDAAQGLDVKPR
- a CDS encoding histidine kinase, whose product is MRSTDLRPAEIAARYGSGEAHPANDARFIRLAENASDIIFHYRYKPTRRFEYVNPAVTTITGFTPEECYADPDLGITVVHPEDRPLLESAASDPASAAVPLTFRLVRKDGEIVWVERRVIPILNEANEVIAVEGIVRDITQRVLTQQTLERVVEERTREIERRRRVAQSMRETLAVLNSDRSTAEILDHIVGQAIPLLAASAAAIYRLNPSEQSLRVSSAEGLDPDYVARMEIPVGKGPVGEAVLHRRPVAAPDLPGKFLEISDQLDPVRRTLIGRLAAQYRALIAVPLMVKDEIYGALVVFYREPREFSAEETALTMALGDQVALAIENARLRADLQETAATAERTRLARDLHDSVTQTLFSVNLIAGVLPRLWERNPEEGRRRLEDLRELARGALAEMRTLLLELRPTALLEMQLDALMQQLAEATMGRGRLPVAVTVDGLGCAPPEVRLALYRIAQEALNNAAKHAAATRSTLAARWTPDSASLIISDDGRGFDPTSVSHAHLGLGIMRERADAIGAVLTVKSDMGRGTIVEVNWTAGTPAKR
- a CDS encoding response regulator transcription factor — protein: MTTPQRIRVLIVDDHAVVRSGLATFLQAFDDFELVGEAGDGAEAVRRCAQVSPDVILMDLLMPEMDGIAATRAIRERHPDVQVIALTSFQDQDRVQAALDAGALGYLLKNVSADELARAIRFARAGRPTLAPEATQVLIHAATRPPEPGHDLTPREREVLVLMTGGLNNVQIAKRLVVNRSTAKFHVSNILTKLGVASRTEAVALALTHHLVPERESR
- a CDS encoding carbon-nitrogen hydrolase family protein, with the protein product MRIALGQLKSCPRKDETLAGALRAIREARRGGADLLLMPEVYMAFLDRSPGVARASVAEPLDGPFVSQLAREARAQNLYVGCGVWESAPGERVRAYNTTILLGPDGSLLLSYRKTHLYDAFGYRESDQIVPGDAPPRTIRTSLGTLGLLVCYELRFPELMRMLALDGAEVILLPAAWVVGALKEDHWDTLIRARAIENTVFIAAADQVGNIFAGCSRIVDPMGVAVAAGGETEGLIFGDVHLDRIAAVREKLPLLRQRREEIYVQRSPGVRAPRVTSAPA
- a CDS encoding branched-chain amino acid transaminase; translated protein: MATHPKFLWFNGAIVPWEDAKVHVSTATVLRGANVFEGVRAYWNTDERELYIFRNDEHMARLWNSTKIMRMTVPWTKEELTRAQIEVIRANGFEGTVWFRLTLYVGDGEDVWPPEQAPIGGFITPRLAPHSPGIFEGIDSNISSWTRIGDTTVPPRVKAGANYHNSRFAVMEARTNGYSSQPIFLNERGKVSEGPGACLCMVRDEVLVTAPVTANILESITRVTVLELARDALGLKVQEREIDRTELYIADEVFFCGSGWEITPVRSIDRYPIGKGQPGPLTKRLQEVYFSVAEGRVPQYRRWLTPVYRPVKTPA
- a CDS encoding YhjD/YihY/BrkB family envelope integrity protein, with translation VRFLVGVLTMAASLLIFLGMLIGTVYVFRFIRTSEIGVLLGWPRTPPRGTGNALTIATGLAQFGIFWTAYRFLSSVPVRWRDALPGAVVAAVVWHTIAYGISWYLGTVADYSSLYHSLAVIVALLVWVYGLSASFLLGAEFVAQNTVWPRAGDPRWRQPVAPPAPAAQGPPPAR